Proteins encoded together in one Aminipila butyrica window:
- a CDS encoding type II secretion system F family protein produces MKTVINISIEVMIYLIFLTGSLLVYQEDFVHWAAKVRTRHRLRERRRQLREVSLLERHLDCIARTTLHVKGSYLLMVMVLVFISVGLVASRNLSLHSAVVLGAIMAVTPYLILRIRFEGIRRRSSFEGEMLVSNFLNQYRIVNFNVYEALEKLLQESKNTKVSNPFVLKMLLELRNAGNQQDIRLAVRKFADVINTNWCRMFAYNIRLAAERGLNVSVAIEDILVQLRDARAIFEERKRLNSEAIRIVVYMIPLLYVFTVIISVKYIGMSLKEYIVNQLFTKEGILFFMVSGVMFLMNIAVMEIVSRQKFDY; encoded by the coding sequence ATGAAAACGGTGATAAACATCTCCATTGAGGTGATGATATATCTAATTTTTCTCACCGGTAGCCTATTGGTTTACCAGGAGGACTTTGTTCACTGGGCGGCTAAAGTGCGGACTCGGCACCGCCTTCGAGAAAGACGGCGGCAGCTGCGAGAAGTCTCACTTCTTGAACGGCATTTGGACTGTATCGCCAGAACAACGTTACATGTAAAAGGGAGCTACCTGCTAATGGTAATGGTTCTGGTTTTCATCTCCGTAGGTTTGGTGGCCAGCCGGAACCTGTCGCTGCACAGTGCAGTGGTTTTGGGAGCGATTATGGCGGTTACACCCTATCTGATTTTGCGCATACGTTTTGAGGGCATTCGCAGGCGAAGCAGCTTTGAAGGGGAAATGTTGGTCAGCAACTTTCTAAATCAGTATCGAATTGTCAATTTTAACGTTTATGAAGCATTAGAAAAGCTTCTACAGGAGAGCAAGAATACGAAAGTCAGCAATCCCTTTGTGTTAAAGATGCTTTTGGAACTGCGAAACGCTGGCAATCAGCAAGACATTCGCCTGGCAGTGAGGAAATTTGCCGATGTAATCAACACCAACTGGTGTCGGATGTTTGCTTATAACATCCGGCTGGCTGCCGAAAGGGGCCTCAATGTATCTGTAGCTATTGAGGATATTCTGGTACAGCTTCGAGATGCTAGAGCTATTTTTGAGGAGCGAAAGAGATTGAATTCAGAAGCAATTCGTATTGTAGTATATATGATTCCGCTCCTATACGTGTTTACTGTAATTATATCTGTAAAATACATCGGTATGAGCCTAAAGGAATATATTGTCAACCAGTTGTTTACGAAAGAAGGCATCTTGTTTTTTATGGTCAGCGGGGTGATGTTTCTGATGAATATTGCTGTTATGGAGATTGTCAGTAGGCAGAAGTTTGATTATTAA
- a CDS encoding P-loop NTPase family protein — protein sequence MEKFYLDHFIAQEEQGSGTLFNFETLCKLVNMEFQQEWEEEDKDIQRMLSIQKNAIIGFHKEVMFFKNKIRLFVKKHRAEDTIYPEWYRGLEEAIYHENWGLAGIAPWFSEDYGQSSSCKVIGERIYFQEEGGMVLKPQTISQERREQLVRAFLLLTPEERLDKDFHELYTLDGTRITVFRGSSVKPGQDVIIFRRYIIPEYTFEEQARRGTIPWNSIPLFKEMVRLGYSTAVTGAMKSGKTSFLATLQSYEDQNLEGVMLETDPEISLHKLIPNAPVVQILAKDDKMKSVVKHLLRSDADYLIMAEARDGLALDTVLRIASKGTRRLKITFHQRNPLNFPYDVAAEIVLSLGGSMELIARRTADSFDYILHFAQMRDKGQKRLTGIYEISFDKAGDRIVIFPICRYDPMQDSWNWRYRISREKELAGKEEDWVSFQRFAETLQELAAKSPLKEDKPEKLEELFGGKENIDENGDKHLH from the coding sequence ATGGAAAAATTTTATTTAGATCATTTCATTGCTCAGGAGGAGCAAGGGTCAGGAACCTTGTTTAACTTTGAAACCTTGTGTAAGCTAGTCAACATGGAATTCCAGCAAGAATGGGAAGAAGAGGATAAGGACATCCAGCGGATGCTTTCCATCCAAAAGAACGCCATCATTGGCTTTCATAAGGAAGTCATGTTCTTTAAAAATAAAATTCGGCTCTTTGTGAAGAAACACCGGGCTGAAGACACTATTTATCCAGAATGGTATAGGGGATTGGAGGAAGCCATTTACCATGAGAACTGGGGACTAGCAGGAATTGCTCCGTGGTTCTCCGAGGATTATGGGCAGAGCAGTTCCTGCAAGGTAATTGGGGAGCGCATATACTTTCAAGAGGAAGGGGGGATGGTATTAAAGCCACAGACTATCTCTCAGGAGCGGCGGGAACAGTTGGTACGGGCGTTTCTGCTCCTGACTCCGGAGGAACGGCTAGATAAGGATTTCCATGAACTCTATACCCTGGATGGAACTAGAATCACTGTATTTCGGGGGAGCTCCGTTAAGCCGGGACAGGATGTAATTATATTTCGGCGTTATATTATCCCAGAATATACTTTTGAGGAGCAGGCCAGACGGGGAACGATTCCTTGGAACAGCATTCCCCTTTTTAAGGAGATGGTGCGGCTAGGTTATTCTACAGCCGTAACTGGAGCCATGAAAAGCGGAAAAACATCCTTTCTGGCCACCCTCCAAAGCTATGAAGACCAAAATTTGGAGGGAGTCATGCTGGAGACAGACCCGGAGATCAGTCTGCACAAACTGATACCAAACGCTCCCGTCGTGCAGATTTTGGCCAAGGACGATAAGATGAAAAGTGTGGTTAAACACCTGCTGCGAAGTGATGCAGACTATCTGATTATGGCAGAGGCCAGAGACGGCTTGGCCTTAGATACAGTGCTCCGGATTGCCAGCAAGGGAACTAGGCGGTTGAAAATCACCTTTCATCAGCGGAATCCCTTGAATTTTCCTTACGATGTGGCTGCGGAGATTGTGCTGAGCTTGGGGGGCAGCATGGAGTTAATCGCCAGAAGGACAGCGGATAGTTTTGACTACATTCTGCATTTTGCTCAGATGAGGGATAAGGGGCAGAAGCGGCTGACCGGCATCTATGAAATATCTTTTGACAAAGCAGGAGATCGCATTGTCATCTTCCCTATTTGTCGGTATGATCCAATGCAGGACAGTTGGAACTGGCGTTATCGAATTAGCCGAGAGAAAGAGCTGGCGGGAAAAGAAGAAGATTGGGTGAGCTTTCAGCGGTTTGCAGAAACGTTGCAGGAGCTGGCAGCGAAGTCTCCTCTGAAAGAAGATAAACCGGAGAAGCTGGAGGAGCTCTTCGGTGGAAAGGAGAACATCGATGAAAACGGTGATAAACATCTCCATTGA
- a CDS encoding CpaB family protein, which translates to MRWKMMRPLLGITLIVLAILAMVWWERSGREQLVMESIMVAKENIKQGTVVREKDFLEIKNIPQSTIPGAITPQTFYKINGHVANQNILKLAQVVPSMFTRRDKVLLEDRSIFAVKDSWIDSRSSSLRKGDEIDIYDNKGQFFLGTFDVAYVKDADEQEVVGTEENFSQEILERDFSSSVIAHVEIITSLDTYRQMWELAEGQGMKFLLVQKGENVI; encoded by the coding sequence ATGAGATGGAAAATGATGAGACCGCTGTTAGGCATCACCCTAATTGTGTTGGCCATACTGGCTATGGTCTGGTGGGAGCGGTCTGGCAGGGAGCAGCTGGTCATGGAAAGCATCATGGTAGCCAAGGAAAATATTAAACAGGGAACGGTGGTTAGGGAAAAGGACTTTTTAGAGATTAAAAATATTCCCCAGAGCACTATTCCGGGAGCTATAACGCCCCAGACCTTTTATAAGATAAACGGACATGTGGCCAATCAGAACATCCTCAAATTGGCTCAAGTGGTCCCAAGTATGTTTACCCGCAGAGACAAAGTTTTGCTGGAAGACCGCTCCATATTTGCCGTAAAAGATAGCTGGATTGACAGCAGGAGCAGTTCTCTCAGAAAGGGGGATGAGATTGATATCTATGATAACAAAGGCCAATTTTTTCTAGGAACCTTTGACGTGGCTTATGTGAAGGATGCTGATGAACAGGAGGTGGTGGGCACGGAGGAAAATTTCAGCCAGGAAATCCTAGAAAGGGATTTTAGCAGCTCAGTAATCGCTCATGTAGAGATTATTACCTCACTGGATACTTATCGGCAGATGTGGGAATTGGCAGAGGGCCAGGGCATGAAGTTTTTACTGGTACAAAAAGGAGAGAACGTTATATGA
- a CDS encoding ABC-F family ATP-binding cassette domain-containing protein — translation MSLLIVENVSHGFGGRTILESASFRLLKGEHVGLIGANGEGKSTFLNIIIGNIQPDEGKVEWSKNVTVGYLDQHSSLKAGMTIRDVLRDAFKHMFELEQKMLSLYDQMAEENADVETLMEDAGEIQQILDHSGFYIIDAKINEVASGLGLTSIGLEKDVAELSGGQRTKVLLTKLLLEDPSILLLDEPTNYLDFEHIEWLKRYLQEYENAFILISHDVEFLNSVVNVIYHVNNGELSRYTGDYNNFLHMHEIKQKQQERAYERQQAEIERMEDFIARNKARVATRGMANSRQKMLDRIDVIEKPREKPKPSFQFKEARTPSRYLVQAKDLIIGYQEPLTRPLNFEIERGMKLAITGTNGLGKTTLLKTILGKIKSLGGEVELGDYLAPGYFEQEAGRDSEITALDYIWERFPSYTNGEVRSALAKCGLTNEHITSQMRVLSGGENAKVRLCELMQKEANWLILDEPTNHLDVEAKDELKRALMAYKGSILLVCHEPLFYEDWVTNVWNVEDWTLKIV, via the coding sequence ATGAGTTTATTAATAGTAGAAAATGTATCTCACGGCTTTGGCGGTCGAACAATTCTAGAATCGGCCTCCTTCCGTTTGCTGAAGGGTGAACACGTGGGACTGATTGGCGCGAATGGCGAAGGCAAATCCACCTTTTTAAACATCATTATCGGCAATATCCAGCCTGACGAGGGCAAGGTCGAGTGGTCCAAGAACGTCACCGTAGGATACCTGGATCAGCATTCTTCCCTTAAAGCGGGTATGACCATCCGTGACGTGCTCCGGGATGCTTTTAAGCACATGTTTGAGCTAGAGCAAAAAATGCTGAGTCTATATGATCAGATGGCCGAAGAAAATGCGGATGTGGAGACCCTTATGGAAGATGCCGGGGAAATCCAGCAGATTTTAGATCATAGTGGTTTTTATATCATTGATGCCAAGATTAACGAAGTGGCCAGCGGTCTGGGCTTGACCTCCATTGGTCTGGAAAAGGATGTAGCCGAGCTTTCCGGAGGCCAGCGGACCAAGGTGCTGCTGACCAAGCTTTTACTGGAGGATCCTTCCATTCTCCTGCTGGACGAGCCGACCAACTACCTGGACTTTGAGCACATTGAATGGCTCAAACGCTATTTGCAGGAATATGAAAACGCTTTTATCCTTATCTCTCATGATGTAGAATTTTTAAATTCCGTGGTCAATGTAATTTACCACGTGAACAACGGTGAACTGAGCCGATATACCGGGGATTACAACAACTTTCTCCACATGCACGAAATCAAGCAGAAACAGCAGGAGCGTGCCTACGAACGCCAGCAGGCGGAAATTGAACGGATGGAGGATTTCATCGCCCGGAACAAAGCCAGGGTCGCTACTCGAGGGATGGCAAACAGCCGTCAAAAGATGCTGGATCGCATTGACGTGATTGAAAAGCCTCGAGAAAAGCCAAAACCGTCCTTCCAGTTCAAAGAAGCCAGAACCCCTAGCCGCTACTTGGTTCAGGCTAAAGATCTAATCATCGGCTATCAGGAGCCTTTGACCCGGCCTCTAAATTTTGAAATCGAACGAGGTATGAAGCTAGCCATCACCGGCACCAATGGTCTAGGCAAAACCACCCTGCTAAAAACCATCTTGGGAAAAATTAAATCTCTTGGGGGAGAGGTGGAATTAGGCGATTACTTGGCTCCTGGCTATTTTGAGCAGGAAGCAGGCCGAGACAGTGAAATCACTGCTCTAGACTATATCTGGGAGCGGTTCCCGTCCTATACCAACGGAGAAGTGCGTTCAGCCCTGGCCAAATGCGGACTGACCAATGAACACATCACCAGCCAGATGCGGGTGCTCAGCGGCGGAGAAAACGCTAAAGTCCGACTTTGCGAGCTCATGCAGAAGGAAGCCAACTGGCTGATTCTCGACGAGCCCACCAACCACCTGGATGTAGAGGCCAAAGACGAATTGAAGCGGGCTCTGATGGCCTACAAGGGTTCTATCCTGCTGGTATGCCACGAACCCCTGTTTTATGAAGACTGGGTGACTAACGTGTGGAACGTGGAAGACTGGACCTTAAAGATTGTATAA